The genomic DNA TTTCCGAAAAAAATACGCAAGCTATCGGCGCCTGGCAGTCCATGAAAAAGGAATCCGATCTTTTGAAGGAACGACTCGAGAACCAAAAGAAGGAATTCGAGGAAATGACTTCGAAATTAAAGGATGAATTTAAGAATCTTGCAAATCAAGTTTTGTTGGATAATTCTCAAAAGTTCAATCAGCAAACTCATGAAAAACTGGGAGATCTGTTAAAACCGTTAAAGGAGAATATCGAAATTTTCGGGAAGAAAGTGGAAACTTCAACTCAAGAAACGAAAATAAGCGCCGCAACTCTAAAAGAACAAATCTCATCCTTGGCGAAATTGAATGAAAGTCTGCAAGCCGAAGCTAAAAATCTAGCCGAAGCGCTTCGAGGTGATAAGAAAGCGCAGGGCGATTGGGGGGAACAAATCTTGGAGGGAATTTTGGAACGGAGCGGTCTTCGAGAAGGCGAGGAGTTCTTTCGACAAAACAGTTTCAAGGACGAAGAGGGAGAAAAACGGCCGGACGTAATAGTTCGCTTACCGGGCAATCGCTGCGTGATTTTGGATTCCAAAGTTTCCCTAAACGCGTATGTTTCTTTTTACGGTACCGAGGACGAAAAGGAAAAAGATATTTTTCTCGAGCAACACGCAGCCGCATTAAGAAAACATGTAAAAGATTTATCTAGAAAGAATTATCAATACCTGGAAGGCCTGAATTCTCCCGATTTTGTATTAATGTTCTTACATAACGAGCCGGCCTTATTCTGGGCTTTGCAAAAGGATCCATCCCTGGCTCTCGAAGCTTATCAGCAGAATATTCTGATTGTGACCCCTTCTTCATTAATGATTTCGCTTAAGATGGTATCGAATATTTGGAGGCTGGAAGATCAGGATCGAAATGCGAAAGAAATCGCGCGTCAATCCGGCTTACTTTTGGAAAAGTTAGGCAATTTCGTGGGTGATCTGGAGAAAATCGGCGGGTCTTTGACCGCGACCCAGGGGCATTACGATAATGCGATGAAAAAGTTGAAAACGGGAAAAGGAAACGTACTTAAAAAGGCCGGCGAGATCATGGAACTCGGAGCGATCGTTTCCAAAGATGAAACCAAGAAACGATTAGCCACATTTCTAAACGACGAAGACGGGGACGAGCCTAGCCTTTTGTCGGCCGATTAGGGAATCTATGCCAGATCCGGCCCCGGAGCGTAGCGCTTCACCCGAGTCGGCAATTGTTCCGTGCAACGTTTTAAATAAAGATTGGCTGCTTTGTCTCCTGGATAAACTCGTAAAGCTTCCCGGAATGTTTCGCCGGCGTCCATGTACCGTCCGGCAAAAAAGGCATCCAACCCTTTTTCATAATATTGCTTTGAATTTTGAAATGCCTCTTTTTCCGTAGCGTTTAAATAATCTCCGATTTCATAGATAAAGACTTCGTCGATCTTTCCTTTTATTTCGATTTTATCCAACTTTCGAATTAGGAATCGATCCGGTTGTTCTAAAAGTAAAAAAGAATCTTGGCTGATCAGGATATTCGCACCGTAATATTTCGTAAGGTATTCCAAGCGAGAAGCAACATGGACCGCCTCCGAGATCACCGTACTTTCCATTCTCCCTTCGGCTCCGATTAAACCTAAAATTAACGAACCTGTATGGATTCCGATGCCGACTCGAATAGCCCTATCGCCAATTCGCTGTCGGTTATACGAAAGAATTTCCGTTTGCATTTGAATCGCTGCGTTAACCGCATCATCCGGACGTTCGGAAAATAAAGCCATGATGCCGTCGCCGAAATACTTGTCCACGAAACCGTGATTTGTCCGAATTACGGGTTCCATTTTACTTAAATAGTTATTTAGAAATTCAAAGCTTTCCTTACCGTTCATGCTTTCCGAAATTTCGGTAAACGACCTGATATCGGAAAAAAGAATCGTCATTTCCTTTCTGACTTGATCGCCGGGAAGCATATCGGCTATATTCCCTTTTTCTAGAAGTCCCAGGAAATTTCTCGGAACGAAACGGCTATAAGTTATATTAAGTCTTAGCATCTTTTCGGTTAATATTTCCTTTTCCCTATAAAGATCTCCGTATCGGGAAGACAATACGAAAGTCTCGATAAGTACGAGCGTTAAAAGACCGATCGGCATCAAAAAACGAGTCCCCAAAATTTGATGTGCCGAAAGAACGTCCAAGACACCTGTCGCAGATAACGTAAAAAAGCCGAATAATAACGGAGCCGCGTACGGTTTTCTATTCAGAACCGCGCGACAGAGCACGTATATGGCAAGAATAATTGCGGCGAACATGACCGCCTGGTAATAAGGAATTACCTTTGAGGCTTCGGGAAAAGACAATAGAGAGCTTAAAGCGAAGCCGCACGCTAAGATATAAAAACCTCTTATCCAAATTTTCGGAAAGAATTCGGGAAACGTATGTCGTAAATAATGGAGCCCCAGCGGTAAAGAAAGATAGAACGATAAATATTCCAACCGCATTGACGTTTCGTATCCCCAGGACGGGAAATAGGACAAAAGAATCTTATCTTCCGTGACTAATAATCTTACGAATAGAACGAAACAAAATAGGCCGAACGGAAGAGGCGATCTGTCTTTTCTGCGTATCAAAAACAAACCGATATGATAGAGAAACGTAAGGAAAAAAATTCCCCCCAAAAACAAATCCATATCTCTATATTGCGAAACTTCCTTTTTAAGTTCCTCCGATTCTCCGAATCGAATTCCGTACCAAAGACCTCCGAATCGATGATAAAAATTAGAAATTTCTAATACAATTAATAGTTCGGAAGCGCTATGATTCAATTCATGAAACGAAGGACGACTGTCAGGTATGCTCGATTGCCGATCCGCGCCGGGAGTTCCAGAATTTAGAATCTTCTCCCCGTTCACATATAAAGTAAATGCGGTCGCCTGTCCTTTCGAATAAAAAGCGAATGCGGGAGAATTCTCCGGAAGGAGAAGCTTCAGCTTCAGCGTGCCATAACCTGAACCGTTCCATGTACCGGGAACGTTAAACGACCTCTTATCGTCCGCTACCTTACCCGAGGAAGACAAAAGCCCGGGATAGTATTCCCACTCACCGTCCAAATCGATTAGCGGGTGTTCTGCGACATTCCAATTCCTAAGATCTAAAATTCCGGCGACCGCCGTCGGATGGTAGGAAAGATTCTTTCGGCACGAAGCAAGCCCTATCCAAATTACCGAAAACAAAAGGATGAACTGAAACATTCGAAGGCTTTTTCCATTCCGACTTTCAGTAATTGCACCGAGTGTATTCAACGTTAAGTTCCCTGTGATTTTGCGGGAACAGTCCATAAAAATGCTCATACCGATAAGGAGCAAAATTTATTTCAAATCTATGATTCCCGTCCGATCTTCGCCGCGATTATAAGCATACTCGGAAAGCCGTACTGTCAAGATAATTGTCCGGTTCGTCAGCAATCGAATCGTTTTTTTCCTTTACCGCCGTTTCCTCTATCGGAAGCTTTCTCACATGCAAGAACGATCGTTAGCATCCATTTATCGCGGAGTTTTACTCTGCTCGTTTATTTTTCTCGTTTCCTGTAGCGATCAGCTAAGAGGAAAACCCACTCCTGCTATCCCTGAAATCGCGGGCCTGTATTTGAACGAAAAATCGACGGATTGGACCAAAGACAACAAATTAAAAATACAGATGCTTTGGATCAGAAGAACGGCACAAGGGGAGCTGGAATTCGTTAACGAAACGTTAACTCGACTTCAATTCAGCATGAGCGAAAATCGCGAAGAAATGAAGTTGCGTTCGGGAAAAATAATCACGAGCGGACACGAACTTTTATTCTTCGAATCGATATATAAGGAGCTTCAAAGACTTTACTCGGGCAAGAACACGGACGATCCGAAAAATTGGGACGTAAAATCCTTCGGTCCTTTTATAAAAGTAAAGGAGGTGGGGCATCTATTAACGGAAGGATCCGGGAGAAGCGCGGATCTCTCCGAAGATATGAACT from Leptospira fainei serovar Hurstbridge str. BUT 6 includes the following:
- a CDS encoding 7TM diverse intracellular signaling domain-containing protein → MFQFILLFSVIWIGLASCRKNLSYHPTAVAGILDLRNWNVAEHPLIDLDGEWEYYPGLLSSSGKVADDKRSFNVPGTWNGSGYGTLKLKLLLPENSPAFAFYSKGQATAFTLYVNGEKILNSGTPGADRQSSIPDSRPSFHELNHSASELLIVLEISNFYHRFGGLWYGIRFGESEELKKEVSQYRDMDLFLGGIFFLTFLYHIGLFLIRRKDRSPLPFGLFCFVLFVRLLVTEDKILLSYFPSWGYETSMRLEYLSFYLSLPLGLHYLRHTFPEFFPKIWIRGFYILACGFALSSLLSFPEASKVIPYYQAVMFAAIILAIYVLCRAVLNRKPYAAPLLFGFFTLSATGVLDVLSAHQILGTRFLMPIGLLTLVLIETFVLSSRYGDLYREKEILTEKMLRLNITYSRFVPRNFLGLLEKGNIADMLPGDQVRKEMTILFSDIRSFTEISESMNGKESFEFLNNYLSKMEPVIRTNHGFVDKYFGDGIMALFSERPDDAVNAAIQMQTEILSYNRQRIGDRAIRVGIGIHTGSLILGLIGAEGRMESTVISEAVHVASRLEYLTKYYGANILISQDSFLLLEQPDRFLIRKLDKIEIKGKIDEVFIYEIGDYLNATEKEAFQNSKQYYEKGLDAFFAGRYMDAGETFREALRVYPGDKAANLYLKRCTEQLPTRVKRYAPGPDLA
- a CDS encoding LIC12353 family lipoprotein, giving the protein MQERSLASIYRGVLLCSFIFLVSCSDQLRGKPTPAIPEIAGLYLNEKSTDWTKDNKLKIQMLWIRRTAQGELEFVNETLTRLQFSMSENREEMKLRSGKIITSGHELLFFESIYKELQRLYSGKNTDDPKNWDVKSFGPFIKVKEVGHLLTEGSGRSADLSEDMNSIRFSNGEVYKRIGMPLLGRISISTPKFKKVIDNDIAGVVYYHLPRSIYPGKDGKEYVTAFFSSTDNLSNEMSVLIGDVSGSIAEVFEYVAIIELRPKAGSKEISIPSPLSPVLLAGTVDKKAISQKEGTEELIRRLKQDPSVSKEELIRELERLKAK
- the rmuC gene encoding DNA recombination protein RmuC, which codes for MDFPKNRSVQKGGRMEYAIVLLVGILVGFSLAFFLAKRLYSGESKVSPNEHEKLKMELAGIRATELRSKERTLQLETELKALSEKNTQAIGAWQSMKKESDLLKERLENQKKEFEEMTSKLKDEFKNLANQVLLDNSQKFNQQTHEKLGDLLKPLKENIEIFGKKVETSTQETKISAATLKEQISSLAKLNESLQAEAKNLAEALRGDKKAQGDWGEQILEGILERSGLREGEEFFRQNSFKDEEGEKRPDVIVRLPGNRCVILDSKVSLNAYVSFYGTEDEKEKDIFLEQHAAALRKHVKDLSRKNYQYLEGLNSPDFVLMFLHNEPALFWALQKDPSLALEAYQQNILIVTPSSLMISLKMVSNIWRLEDQDRNAKEIARQSGLLLEKLGNFVGDLEKIGGSLTATQGHYDNAMKKLKTGKGNVLKKAGEIMELGAIVSKDETKKRLATFLNDEDGDEPSLLSAD